From a region of the Helianthus annuus cultivar XRQ/B chromosome 5, HanXRQr2.0-SUNRISE, whole genome shotgun sequence genome:
- the LOC110933154 gene encoding translation initiation factor IF-2-like has translation MANDIMEDYKVLGRKEQENARLRAEAEALEVTNLKAVNAALVKEKSAAEAVAKEAKEAEAHAAKALEEANADHSRLNKVVEDLKAEVQNRVTIIEEVTARAAEAKARAREAAEARDSLVSSFDQLKADRDWMRDHVIGHIVRTILDAPKNTAAVNKLRERAREAGFKAGFQGVDTEARLAAALEAYNNMSISAINDIDNCLDAEDYVDRLRLLYGDPEEEEE, from the exons ATGGCGAATGACATtatggaagactacaaggtgctGGGACGCAAGGAGCAGGAAAATGCTCGCTTGCGAGCTGAGGCTGAGGCGTTG GAGGTGACTAATCTTAAGGCGGTGAATGCTGCTTTGGTAAAAGAGAAGTCCGCAGCGGAGGCGGTTGCCAAAGAGGCCAAGGAGGCGGAGGCCCACGCTgccaaggctcttgaagaggcgaatgctgaTCACAGCCGCTTGAACAAGGTTGTTGAGGATCTCAAG GCTGAAGTGCAGAATCGGGTGACCATTATTGAGGAGGTCACTGCCCGCGCGGCCGAAGCTAAAGCGCGGGCAAGGGAGGCTGCCGAGGCTAGAGATAGCCTGGTTTCTTCATTTGATCAGCTTAAGGCGGATCGCGATTGGATGCGTGATCACGTTATTGGGCAT ATTGTTCGAACCATTCTTGACGCGCCCAAGAACACAGCTGCTGTAAATAAGCTTAGAGAGCGTGCGCGGGAGGCTGGTTTCAAGGCTG GGTTCCAAGGCGTAGATACTGAGGCGCGGCTTGCTGCAGCTCTTGAGGCGTACAACAACATGTCCATTTCCGCCATTAATGATATTGATAACTGCTTGGATGCGGAGGATTATGTGGATCGCTTGCGGTTGTTGTATGGTGATCCTGAAGAGGAAGAGGAATAG